Below is a window of Candidatus Rokuibacteriota bacterium DNA.
ACGTTGTGCACGAGCGTGCCCAGCGGGATGCTCCGGAGGGGCAGGGCGTTCCCCGGGAGGATGTCCGCCTGCGGGCCGGACATCACGACATCGCCCGGCTTGAGCCCGAGGGGCGCGATGATGTAGCGCTTCTCCCCATCCCGGTAGTGCAGCAGCGCGATCCGAGCGGAGCGATTCGGGTCGTACTCGATGCCCGCCACCCTGGCCGGGATGCCCAGCTTCTCCCGCCGGAAGTCGATGTCGCGGAGCATGCGCTTGGCGCCGCCGCCCCGGTGCCGGACCGTGATGCGACCGGCGGAGTTGCGCCCGTTGGTGCGGCGCTTGGGGGAGAGCAGGCTCTTCTCCGGCGTCGTCTTCGTGATCTCCTCGTTGGTGAGGAGCGTCATGTAGCGCCGGGCGGGCGAGGTGGGCTTCAGTGTCCGGATTCCCATGCGTCTATGCCCCTTCCACGAGCTCGATCTTGTGGCCGGGCGCAAGCGTCACGATGGCCTTCTTCCACGACGACCGGCGGCCCTCGAAGCGCCCCATCCGCTTCCACTTGCCCTCGCGGGACTGGGTACGCACATCCGCCACCTTGACGTTGAAGACCCGCTCCACGGCCTGCCGGATCTCCACCTTGTTGGCGTCCACGGCGACCTGGAAGGTCACGGCGTTGAGGTCTTCCTTCTGCTGCATGCTCTTCTCGGTCATGACCGGTTTGAGCAGCACGGTCCGGGGGTCCCTCATTTCGCGAGTGCCTCCTGCAGGGCGAGAACGGCCCCGCGCTCGGCGATCACGCGGCCGTTCCTGAGGAGCGCGTAGGCCGACGTCTGCGTCGGCGTCTCCAGCTGGAGCCATGGGATGTTCCGCGCCGCGCGGTCGAGGGCCGGCGTCAGCGCGGACACCACGAGCAGGGTCGGGCCGGAGGCGACGCCGAGCCCCTTGAGCCAGCTGGCGAGGGCCCTGGTCCTGGGCTCCGCGACGCCGACATGCTCCACCACCGTCACCTCCCCCGCCGCGACCTTGGCGGCGAGCGCCGCGCGGAGCGCCGCCCGCCGCATCTCGACGGGCATGCGCTTGTCGTACTTCCGCGGCGTGGGCCCGAAGGGCTTACCGCCGCCCTTCCACTGGGTCGCCCGGATGGAACCCTGTCGCGCGCGCCCCGTCCCCTTCTGCCGCCATGGCTTCCGGCCGCCGCCGGACACCTCGCTCCGCCCCTTCGTGTCGTGCGTACCGGCCCGTCTCGCGGCCAGCTCGCGGACCACGCTCTGGTGCAGGAGGGCCGTCCGGATCGGCCCGCCGAACACCTCGGCGGACAGCTCCAGCGTCCCCTGGGCCTTGCCGTTCTGGTCGAGCACGGGAACACTGGGCATGGCTACTTCGCCCCCTGCGCCTTCTGCTGGGCCTTGGTCTGCTTCACGCTCTTCCTCACGACGACGACCCCACCGCGGGCGCCCGGCACCGCCCCGCGCAGGAGGAGAAGGTTCCGCTCCGGGAGCACACGCACCACGGGGAGGTTCAGCACGGTCCGCCGGTCGCCACCCATGCGGCCCGGGAGGTGATGCCCGGGCCAGACGCGCGACGGATCGGAGGAGGCCCCGATGGAGCCCGGCGCCCGGTGGAACATGGAGCCGTGGCTCTGATCGCCGCCAGACCAGCCGTGGCGCTTGACGCCACCCTGGAAGCCCTTGCCCTTGCTGACGCCCACCACGTCCACCAGCTCGCCGGGCGCGAAGAGCGCGGCCGTGAGCGTCTGCCCCACCTGGTAAGGCTGGAGCGCCTCGGTCTTCTGCAGGCGGATCTCCCGGAGGACCTTCATCGGCGTCGCGATGCCCACCTTCTTGTAGACGCCGGCCATCGCCTTGGTCGCGTTCTTCTTTCGCGGCAAGAACCCCAGCTGCAGCGCGTCGTAGCCGTGCGTGGCCGTCGTGCGCACACCCACGACCGTGCACGGGCCCAGCTCCACCACGGTGACCGGGATCATGGCCCCGTCGTCTCCGAAGACCTGGGTCATCCCCACCTTCCGGCCGATCAGCCCTTCCTTCATCGCCATGGTGGTGGTCTCGCTAGAGCTTGATCTCGACGTCCACGCCGCTCGGCAGCTCCAGCTTCATCAGCGCGTCCACCGTCTGCGGCGTCGGGTCGAGGATGTCGAGCAGGCGTTTGTGAGTGCGCATCTCGAACTGCTCCCGCGACGTCTTGTCCACGTGCGGCGAGCGGAGCACCGTCCACCGGTTGATGATGGTGGGCAGCAGGACGGGACCCGTGACCCGCGCGCCGGTCCGGCGGACGGTCTCCACGATCTCCTTCATGGAGCGGTCGAGGAGATGGTGATCGTAA
It encodes the following:
- the rplC gene encoding 50S ribosomal protein L3 codes for the protein MKEGLIGRKVGMTQVFGDDGAMIPVTVVELGPCTVVGVRTTATHGYDALQLGFLPRKKNATKAMAGVYKKVGIATPMKVLREIRLQKTEALQPYQVGQTLTAALFAPGELVDVVGVSKGKGFQGGVKRHGWSGGDQSHGSMFHRAPGSIGASSDPSRVWPGHHLPGRMGGDRRTVLNLPVVRVLPERNLLLLRGAVPGARGGVVVVRKSVKQTKAQQKAQGAK
- the rplB gene encoding 50S ribosomal protein L2, whose protein sequence is MGIRTLKPTSPARRYMTLLTNEEITKTTPEKSLLSPKRRTNGRNSAGRITVRHRGGGAKRMLRDIDFRREKLGIPARVAGIEYDPNRSARIALLHYRDGEKRYIIAPLGLKPGDVVMSGPQADILPGNALPLRSIPLGTLVHNVELQPGKGGQLCRSAGTLAQLLAKEGDHANLKLPSGEVRQVKLECMATVGQVGNLDHENVSVGKAGRVRWRGFRPTVRGTVMNPVDHPMGGGEGKGKGNHPMTPWGKPTKGYKTRRGARPSDRYIVTRRTR
- the rplD gene encoding 50S ribosomal protein L4; translated protein: MPSVPVLDQNGKAQGTLELSAEVFGGPIRTALLHQSVVRELAARRAGTHDTKGRSEVSGGGRKPWRQKGTGRARQGSIRATQWKGGGKPFGPTPRKYDKRMPVEMRRAALRAALAAKVAAGEVTVVEHVGVAEPRTRALASWLKGLGVASGPTLLVVSALTPALDRAARNIPWLQLETPTQTSAYALLRNGRVIAERGAVLALQEALAK
- the rplW gene encoding 50S ribosomal protein L23 — translated: MRDPRTVLLKPVMTEKSMQQKEDLNAVTFQVAVDANKVEIRQAVERVFNVKVADVRTQSREGKWKRMGRFEGRRSSWKKAIVTLAPGHKIELVEGA
- the rpsJ gene encoding 30S ribosomal protein S10, whose amino-acid sequence is MVTLTADQKIRIRLKAYDHHLLDRSMKEIVETVRRTGARVTGPVLLPTIINRWTVLRSPHVDKTSREQFEMRTHKRLLDILDPTPQTVDALMKLELPSGVDVEIKL